From Bradyrhizobium sp. NDS-1, the proteins below share one genomic window:
- a CDS encoding CaiB/BaiF CoA transferase family protein, protein MQLADKHEGTTTKAFAGLRVLDFSTTIAGPHCTRMLADMGAEVIKIETDGGETMRTRPPLRQGCSTAFGQLNVGKKSLVLDLKSEDGKETVRRLAATSDILVENFRPGVMRRLRLDYDSLRQINPKLIYCSISGYGQTGPSAELPAYAPVVHAASGYDMAHLSYQPGRSRPDHCGIYHADVVTGTYGFGAIASALYQRTVTGVGQHIDVSMMETMLSLTLTELQTSQFAVKPTARPMFGPTETENGYVMITVASEKTFQGLMGVIGRPAWISDPRFSTYAARRENWVEMMDGVEAWSRQLRTDACLAALGAAGVPASAYRTVSEALADPQLAHRQALSEVRDEAGSFQVLNLPFRMSGADTTPARTVAVLGEHTDALRDEIGPASDAPVSPGKTAATN, encoded by the coding sequence ATGCAGCTAGCAGATAAGCATGAGGGGACGACGACAAAAGCCTTCGCGGGCCTGCGGGTGCTGGATTTTTCGACCACGATCGCCGGTCCCCATTGCACGCGGATGCTGGCCGACATGGGCGCCGAGGTCATCAAGATCGAGACCGATGGCGGCGAGACGATGCGGACCCGACCACCGCTGCGCCAGGGGTGCAGCACGGCGTTCGGCCAGCTCAATGTCGGCAAGAAGAGCCTGGTGCTCGACCTCAAATCCGAGGACGGCAAGGAGACGGTGCGCCGGCTGGCGGCGACATCAGACATCCTGGTCGAGAATTTCCGCCCCGGCGTGATGCGGCGGCTGCGTCTCGACTACGACAGCCTGCGCCAGATCAACCCGAAGCTGATCTACTGCTCGATCTCGGGCTACGGCCAGACCGGCCCCTCGGCCGAGCTGCCGGCCTATGCGCCGGTGGTCCACGCGGCCTCCGGCTACGACATGGCGCATCTGTCCTATCAGCCCGGCCGCAGCCGCCCCGATCATTGCGGCATCTATCATGCCGACGTCGTCACCGGCACCTACGGCTTCGGCGCAATCGCGTCCGCGCTCTATCAGCGCACGGTGACAGGGGTTGGCCAGCACATCGATGTCTCCATGATGGAAACGATGCTGTCGCTGACGCTGACCGAGTTGCAGACCTCGCAATTCGCGGTGAAACCCACCGCGCGCCCGATGTTCGGGCCAACCGAGACGGAAAACGGCTATGTCATGATCACTGTCGCCAGCGAGAAGACGTTTCAAGGCTTGATGGGCGTGATCGGCCGCCCCGCCTGGATCTCTGATCCACGCTTCTCGACCTACGCCGCGCGCCGCGAGAACTGGGTCGAGATGATGGATGGCGTCGAGGCCTGGTCACGGCAGCTCAGGACCGACGCATGCCTTGCCGCGCTCGGCGCGGCCGGCGTCCCGGCTTCGGCCTATCGGACAGTGTCCGAGGCGCTGGCCGATCCGCAGCTCGCGCACCGGCAGGCGCTCTCCGAGGTGCGCGACGAGGCCGGCTCCTTTCAGGTGCTCAATCTGCCGTTCCGGATGTCGGGCGCCGACACCACGCCCGCCAGGACGGTGGCTGTGCTCGGCGAGCATACGGACGCGTTGCGCGATGAAATCGGCCCCGCGAGCGATGCGCCGGTTTCGCCGGGCAAGACGGCCGCGACAAACTAA
- the glgA gene encoding glycogen synthase GlgA produces MRVLFVTTEMDDFVRVGGLGAVSAALPRALRSFADIRIMLPGYRDIIEQLTHIQVVGRCPAFAEMPACSLGRAATKDGLPVYVLLCSQLYDRPGNPYGDESGRDWPDNDIRFARFASAAAELAMGKLDKNWAADLIHANDWPASLVPAYLAWRGAKLPSILTIHNLAYQGLFPKDALRRIGAPESSFHIDGVEFYDQVSFLKAGLVYASHLTTVSGTYAREITTEEFGCGLEGLLRVRSDASELTGILNGIDESWDPRSCAQLAQQFGAGDWIGKKANADYVRKQFGLAVSRGPMFGIVARLVHQKGIDLVLSAADEIVDAGGQIVVTGSGEPALEQALIDAHRRRPDAIGVVIGFNDAQARRIFAGSDFTLMPSRFEPCGLSQMYAQRFGSLPIGHQTGGLAETITDGETGFLFSKPSRESFLGGVRRAFSAFVAQDQLDTMRRSAMGRSFSWSISAGSYSALYRKLASV; encoded by the coding sequence TTGAGGGTCTTGTTCGTCACGACAGAGATGGACGACTTCGTCCGTGTCGGCGGCCTTGGAGCCGTTTCCGCTGCCCTGCCCCGCGCCCTTCGCTCTTTTGCCGATATCCGGATCATGCTGCCCGGCTATCGCGACATCATCGAGCAACTCACGCATATTCAGGTCGTCGGCCGCTGCCCGGCTTTCGCGGAGATGCCGGCCTGCTCGCTCGGGCGAGCCGCGACCAAGGACGGCCTGCCGGTTTACGTGCTGTTGTGCTCACAGCTCTACGACCGGCCCGGTAACCCCTATGGCGACGAGTCCGGGCGCGATTGGCCGGACAACGACATACGCTTTGCGCGCTTTGCCTCGGCAGCTGCTGAGCTGGCCATGGGCAAGCTGGACAAGAATTGGGCAGCAGACCTGATCCATGCCAATGACTGGCCAGCCTCGCTCGTGCCGGCCTATCTCGCCTGGCGCGGCGCCAAGCTGCCGTCGATCCTGACCATTCACAACCTCGCCTATCAGGGTCTCTTCCCGAAGGACGCGCTGCGGCGGATCGGCGCACCGGAGAGCTCCTTCCACATCGACGGCGTCGAATTCTACGACCAGGTCTCCTTTCTCAAGGCCGGGCTGGTCTATGCCTCGCACCTCACCACCGTCAGCGGCACCTATGCGCGGGAGATCACGACGGAGGAATTCGGCTGCGGCCTCGAAGGCCTGCTTCGCGTCCGCTCCGACGCTTCCGAACTCACCGGCATCCTCAACGGCATCGACGAGAGCTGGGACCCGCGCTCCTGCGCCCAGCTTGCCCAGCAGTTCGGCGCCGGCGACTGGATCGGCAAGAAGGCCAATGCGGATTACGTCCGCAAGCAGTTCGGCCTCGCGGTGTCGCGTGGGCCGATGTTCGGCATCGTCGCCCGCCTCGTACATCAGAAGGGCATCGACCTCGTGCTGTCGGCCGCCGACGAGATCGTCGATGCCGGCGGACAGATCGTCGTGACGGGCTCGGGTGAGCCGGCGCTCGAGCAGGCCCTGATCGACGCCCATCGCCGCCGCCCTGACGCCATCGGCGTGGTGATCGGCTTCAACGACGCCCAGGCGCGCCGCATCTTCGCCGGCAGCGACTTCACGCTGATGCCCTCGCGCTTCGAGCCGTGCGGCCTCAGCCAGATGTACGCCCAGCGCTTCGGCTCGCTGCCGATCGGCCACCAGACCGGCGGCCTCGCCGAGACCATTACCGACGGCGAGACCGGCTTCCTGTTCTCGAAACCCTCGCGCGAGTCTTTCCTGGGCGGCGTCCGCCGCGCCTTCTCGGCTTTCGTGGCGCAAGACCAGCTCGACACCATGCGCCGCAGCGCCATGGGACGCTCGTTCTCCTGGAGCATCTCCGCCGGCAGCTACAGCGCGCTGTATCGGAAGCTGGCGTCCGTGTGA
- a CDS encoding oxygenase MpaB family protein: MVAEKDLEATLDRVRADAAGPVAGVFGPDTVTWRIDREAVIFLGAGRALLLQLAHPWVAAAIAEHSRTLADPIGRFHRTFDIVFAMVFGSLDRALLSSRQLHRRHGVIVGEMPETVGPFAAGSRYCANDIPSLRWVYATLVESALMAHDLVLPPLSAEERERYWTESRLFGALFGLTADDLPADWSGFTAYTAGMVQSETLTVSPAAREIATQIFGGARPWLRPPRWYRALTARMLPERLRAGFGFVLDERDTRSADRAVRWIRRVYPRLPNRLRYVGPYQEAQARLRGEPKPDWMIRCLNRAWIGRPQMEVRGKG, translated from the coding sequence TTGGTCGCTGAGAAGGATCTCGAAGCAACACTCGATCGGGTCCGCGCCGACGCGGCGGGACCGGTTGCCGGTGTGTTCGGTCCTGACACGGTGACCTGGCGGATCGACCGGGAGGCCGTCATCTTTCTCGGCGCAGGACGCGCGCTGTTGCTGCAACTGGCGCATCCCTGGGTCGCCGCCGCCATCGCCGAGCATTCCCGCACCTTGGCCGACCCGATCGGCCGCTTCCATCGCACCTTCGACATCGTCTTTGCCATGGTGTTCGGCTCGCTCGACCGGGCCTTGCTGTCGTCTCGGCAATTGCATCGGCGCCACGGCGTGATCGTCGGCGAGATGCCCGAGACGGTCGGTCCCTTCGCGGCAGGCTCGCGCTATTGTGCCAACGACATCCCGTCGCTGCGGTGGGTGTACGCGACGCTGGTTGAGTCCGCGCTCATGGCGCACGACCTGGTGCTGCCACCTCTCTCGGCGGAGGAGCGCGAGCGCTACTGGACCGAGAGCCGGCTGTTCGGCGCCTTGTTCGGATTGACGGCGGACGACCTGCCGGCGGACTGGTCGGGCTTTACAGCCTACACCGCGGGGATGGTGCAATCGGAGACGCTGACCGTGAGCCCGGCGGCACGCGAGATCGCGACGCAGATCTTTGGCGGTGCGCGTCCATGGTTGCGGCCGCCGCGCTGGTATCGCGCGCTCACGGCGAGGATGTTGCCGGAGCGGTTGCGTGCGGGCTTCGGGTTTGTGCTCGACGAGCGCGACACCAGATCTGCTGACCGTGCGGTGAGATGGATCCGGCGCGTCTATCCAAGACTGCCGAACCGGCTGCGCTATGTCGGCCCCTATCAGGAAGCGCAGGCGCGCTTGCGGGGCGAGCCGAAGCCCGACTGGATGATCCGCTGCCTGAACCGCGCCTGGATCGGTCGGCCGCAGATGGAGGTGCGCGGGAAGGGGTGA